One genomic window of Devosia salina includes the following:
- a CDS encoding LacI family DNA-binding transcriptional regulator encodes MTEVRKTPTIQDVARFAKVSTATVSRALSNPDRVSEGTRARVADAIRVTGYTLNQAARSLRQRTARTILVALPDIRNPFFSSILEAIEREATNRGYGVLVANLFLARAPAQRLQDYMLSNRADGLLLLDGSLEVSALQALATAPYSVPLVVACEDIPNSGFHTVLTDNVQAAERATRHLIDLGHRRIGHLLGPENNVVARDRLAGFRKALQEAEIPLRQNWLLRGNFEMESGFAAAAHLVSMQERPTAIFAANDESAIGFLSGLRQHGIECPRDISLVGFDDLGFAAHYTPPLTTMRQPREMLGRMAAEALIDLLEDVDPERGQLRIVLNSELIVRESTGRPPKDAEA; translated from the coding sequence ATGACAGAGGTCAGAAAAACGCCGACGATTCAAGACGTTGCGCGTTTCGCGAAGGTATCAACTGCCACCGTCAGCCGCGCCCTGTCGAACCCCGACAGGGTCAGCGAGGGCACCCGTGCGCGTGTCGCCGACGCGATCCGTGTAACCGGTTACACTCTCAATCAGGCGGCACGATCGCTGCGCCAGCGGACCGCCCGCACCATCCTGGTGGCGCTGCCCGATATCCGCAATCCCTTCTTCTCCTCGATCCTTGAGGCCATCGAGCGCGAGGCCACCAATCGTGGCTATGGCGTGCTGGTGGCGAACCTGTTTCTCGCCCGCGCCCCGGCGCAACGGCTTCAGGACTATATGTTGTCCAATCGGGCAGACGGATTGTTGCTGCTCGATGGTTCGCTCGAGGTGTCGGCGTTGCAGGCCCTGGCGACCGCACCCTATTCAGTGCCGCTGGTGGTGGCCTGCGAGGACATTCCCAATTCCGGGTTTCACACGGTGCTGACGGACAATGTGCAGGCCGCCGAACGGGCGACCCGCCACCTGATCGATCTTGGGCACCGCCGGATCGGGCACCTTCTGGGGCCTGAAAACAACGTGGTGGCACGAGATCGGCTGGCGGGCTTTCGCAAGGCGCTGCAGGAGGCCGAGATACCCCTGCGCCAGAACTGGCTGCTGCGGGGCAATTTCGAAATGGAAAGCGGCTTTGCGGCTGCGGCGCATCTCGTTTCGATGCAGGAGCGGCCCACCGCCATTTTCGCGGCCAATGACGAATCGGCCATCGGTTTCCTGTCCGGCCTGCGCCAGCACGGCATCGAATGCCCCCGGGACATCTCGCTGGTCGGCTTCGACGATCTGGGGTTTGCCGCGCATTACACGCCGCCACTGACGACAATGCGCCAACCGCGCGAAATGCTCGGGCGCATGGCTGCGGAAGCCTTGATCGACCTGCTCGAAGACGTGGATCCAGAGCGGGGGCAGCTGCGAATCGTCCTCAATTCCGAGCTTATCGTGCGCGAAAGTACCGGCCGTCCACCCAAGGACGCCGAGGCCTGA
- a CDS encoding HAD hydrolase-like protein: protein MLFDLDGTLVHHVNPRVLQMLEFLDDCSHRGGRLVARFRLARRSRSAAQRAPKLLVHKAIHKVRRKSVDQMLEPCETMRCVLERLRAEGVTLGVVSNGLGRGYGHDVLETFDLRKYFSAAVFREDVARGKPWPDSIITALHGIGRELRRTDVIWYVGDQRKDIAAAQAASQVIGQAVRPFALGARAALGAVEARLSPAQIMWSAADFERAVQTVFAPEGIEPSLIDPLPAPLL from the coding sequence GTGCTCTTCGATCTCGACGGAACATTGGTGCATCACGTCAATCCACGCGTGCTGCAGATGCTGGAATTCCTGGACGACTGCTCGCATCGCGGCGGCCGCCTGGTGGCGCGGTTCCGGCTGGCGCGGCGCAGTCGCAGTGCCGCACAGCGCGCGCCCAAACTGCTGGTGCACAAGGCGATCCACAAGGTCCGCCGCAAGAGTGTCGACCAGATGCTGGAGCCTTGCGAGACGATGCGGTGCGTGCTTGAGCGCCTGCGCGCCGAGGGCGTTACCCTGGGCGTTGTCAGCAACGGGCTGGGCCGCGGCTATGGCCACGATGTGCTCGAGACCTTCGACCTCCGGAAGTATTTCAGTGCAGCGGTATTTCGCGAGGACGTGGCGCGCGGCAAACCCTGGCCCGATTCGATCATCACGGCCCTTCATGGAATCGGCCGGGAGCTGCGGCGGACGGACGTCATCTGGTATGTCGGCGACCAGCGCAAGGACATCGCCGCGGCGCAAGCCGCTTCGCAGGTCATCGGCCAGGCCGTTCGCCCCTTCGCGCTGGGTGCCAGAGCGGCGCTCGGGGCCGTGGAAGCCCGTCTGTCGCCCGCCCAGATCATGTGGTCTGCCGCCGATTTTGAACGCGCGGTGCAAACCGTCTTTGCGCCGGAGGGCATCGAGCCGTCGCTGATCGATCCCCTACCCGCGCCGCTGCTCTAG
- a CDS encoding ABC transporter substrate-binding protein: MKKFAVVAAMATAFLGSTSVHAADLEVTHWWTSAGEAAAVAEFARVFEEETGNTWVDSALSGSGTGANPVIISRIIGGDPMGATQMNTGRDAEELIQAGLMRDLTDVVADMDIDSFYVDQALLEPCRYEGGLYCLPVNIHSWDWLWLSTKAYEKIGQPVPTNWDEYVASWPALQEAGILPFGLATGWPISGVPGVLMSGIGGSDLVLAINRDKSADAVRGPEFRKVAEAMDSLRQVISPDMMVPSFGDVGNQLLTGEAAGNIHGDWLQGDLQVAGGVPGEDYECLPALGMGDQLTGGGDSFYFPVLPEGTDPAVIEAQTQLARILISPEAQLAFNLKKGSMPIRTDIDLSQANPCMQKALKLLDNGLLPSGDFALSSDTQQQLQDLNIEFLDDDSITVDDYIERYASIIEQAD, from the coding sequence ATGAAAAAGTTTGCAGTGGTTGCCGCTATGGCAACCGCTTTTCTCGGCTCCACGTCTGTTCATGCAGCTGACCTGGAAGTGACTCACTGGTGGACGTCGGCCGGTGAAGCCGCCGCCGTCGCCGAGTTTGCCCGCGTGTTCGAAGAAGAAACCGGCAATACCTGGGTGGATAGCGCCCTTTCCGGTTCGGGCACTGGTGCCAATCCGGTGATCATCAGCCGCATCATCGGCGGTGACCCGATGGGTGCCACCCAGATGAACACCGGCCGTGACGCCGAGGAACTCATCCAGGCTGGCCTGATGCGCGACCTGACCGATGTGGTCGCCGACATGGATATCGACAGCTTCTATGTCGACCAGGCGCTGCTCGAGCCCTGCCGCTATGAGGGTGGCCTCTATTGTCTGCCGGTCAACATCCACTCGTGGGACTGGCTGTGGCTCTCCACCAAGGCCTATGAGAAGATCGGTCAGCCCGTGCCGACCAACTGGGACGAGTATGTGGCCTCCTGGCCGGCTCTCCAGGAAGCTGGCATCCTGCCCTTCGGTCTGGCGACCGGTTGGCCGATTTCCGGCGTCCCGGGCGTGTTGATGTCCGGCATCGGTGGTTCGGACCTCGTCCTTGCCATCAACCGTGACAAGAGCGCCGACGCTGTTCGTGGTCCGGAATTCCGCAAGGTTGCCGAAGCCATGGATTCGCTCCGTCAGGTGATATCGCCGGACATGATGGTCCCGTCCTTCGGTGACGTGGGCAATCAGCTCCTGACCGGCGAAGCCGCTGGTAACATCCACGGCGACTGGCTCCAGGGCGACTTGCAGGTTGCCGGTGGTGTCCCGGGCGAAGACTATGAATGTCTGCCGGCCTTGGGCATGGGTGACCAGCTCACTGGTGGTGGTGACTCGTTCTACTTCCCGGTCCTGCCTGAAGGCACCGACCCGGCTGTGATCGAAGCCCAGACCCAGCTCGCTCGCATCCTGATCTCGCCGGAAGCCCAGCTCGCCTTCAACCTGAAGAAGGGCTCGATGCCGATCCGTACCGACATCGACCTGAGCCAGGCCAACCCCTGCATGCAGAAGGCCCTCAAGCTGCTCGACAACGGCCTGCTGCCCTCGGGTGACTTCGCGCTCTCCAGCGACACCCAGCAGCAGCTGCAGGATCTGAAC